One window of the Spirochaetaceae bacterium genome contains the following:
- a CDS encoding HEAT repeat domain-containing protein, with translation MLLYHGTTRRSAEQIAIEGFAPRKPSRRVWFAQSKGYALRRAKVKARRRHDRPVVLLCELDLAALRRRLGSKRVVYRAGIVSINGSLPVTVLRHAPGVWDPPSSEPELAAWLNNVLGLKAYRGIGRRDPGLLRLARWIRNRRMSQPRSRLRDAEILERATGWLPEWFRNVSIDPATLRVHRHAAELTVLPDLEEAGNTEDLAGDVEDALVSGNARRRLRGLKRLRRAGDPDLVDWCALMLGDADRTVRRTALELIARSEEGDPHLLVPYARCSHKGLRAAAVAGLVHLGGGDSADWCVRGLRDPDDVVRLSTARELARFDPRQHRRLFELALYDPNAQVAEIARKLSAHRGYHVLKPRWS, from the coding sequence ATGCTGCTGTACCACGGCACCACGCGGCGCAGCGCCGAGCAGATCGCCATCGAGGGATTTGCGCCGCGCAAGCCGTCGCGGCGCGTGTGGTTCGCGCAGAGCAAGGGATACGCGCTGCGCCGTGCCAAGGTGAAGGCACGGCGCAGGCACGACCGCCCGGTGGTGTTGCTGTGCGAGCTCGACCTTGCGGCGTTGCGGCGTAGGCTCGGCAGCAAGCGGGTGGTGTACCGGGCGGGCATCGTGTCGATCAACGGAAGCCTGCCGGTCACGGTGCTGCGCCATGCGCCCGGGGTGTGGGACCCGCCCTCCTCGGAGCCGGAACTGGCGGCATGGCTGAACAACGTACTTGGGCTCAAGGCGTATCGCGGCATCGGCCGCCGCGATCCCGGCCTGCTACGGCTGGCGCGCTGGATCCGCAACCGGCGCATGTCACAGCCGCGCTCGCGCCTGCGCGACGCCGAGATCCTGGAGCGCGCAACCGGCTGGCTGCCGGAGTGGTTCCGGAACGTGTCAATAGACCCCGCGACCCTGCGGGTCCACCGGCACGCCGCCGAACTGACCGTGCTTCCCGACCTGGAGGAGGCCGGTAACACGGAAGATCTCGCCGGCGACGTGGAGGATGCGCTCGTCTCCGGCAACGCGCGGCGCCGCCTGCGCGGCCTGAAGCGGCTGCGCCGCGCCGGCGATCCCGACCTGGTCGATTGGTGTGCGCTGATGCTCGGCGATGCGGACCGCACGGTGCGCCGCACGGCCCTGGAACTGATCGCCCGTTCCGAGGAAGGCGACCCGCACCTCCTGGTACCGTATGCACGATGTAGTCACAAGGGGCTACGCGCGGCCGCGGTGGCCGGCCTGGTGCACCTCGGCGGCGGGGACTCCGCGGACTGGTGCGTGCGCGGCCTGCGCGACCCGGACGACGTCGTCCGGCTATCCACGGCGCGGGAGCTGGCACGGTTCGACCCGCGGCAGCACCGCCGGCTGTTCGAACTGGCGTTGTACGACCCCAATGCGCAGGTCGCAGAGATCGCGCGCAAGCTCAGCGCGCACCGGGGCTACCACGTGCTCAAGCCGCGCTGGAGCTGA
- a CDS encoding PIN domain-containing protein, whose translation MTVGVSDGLVVRARIDTQSCTRTRTRRQAPVPLAVRLPDPDDEPFLEVAVAARAEYLVTGNGDHFTPDRRAGVRVVSPREFIDAERSRIGT comes from the coding sequence ATGACGGTCGGCGTAAGTGATGGGCTTGTCGTCCGCGCACGGATTGATACACAATCGTGTACACGAACGAGAACCAGGAGGCAAGCACCGGTCCCCTTGGCGGTGCGCCTTCCGGATCCCGACGACGAGCCGTTTCTCGAAGTGGCGGTCGCCGCGAGGGCAGAGTATCTGGTAACCGGGAACGGCGATCACTTCACTCCTGACCGCCGAGCCGGCGTGCGCGTCGTGTCGCCGCGTGAATTCATCGACGCCGAGCGCTCCCGCATCGGCACATGA
- a CDS encoding AAA family ATPase, with the protein MRCARGTHLHHRGEQVQQGEPFFDLNNLTDLTLDPAYAAICGYTEANLDTVFAPELPGLDRDEIRAWYNGYRWGEDEDKVYNPFCLLKLFRSRLFRAHWFETATPRFLIDTLLRRGFAAPDLERVHASETLLSAFDVEFIAPEALLFQTGYLTITGVEQQPNDYPRYRLGYPNREVRRGLNEHLLDALAPNWRAAGEGAVLRRVLAAEDWAGVEALLRRLLAGIPHDWHRRNEIARYEGYWSSVFYAWFQASMDGVTAEEATSRGRLDLAVRLGQNAYLFEFKVAERSEPGAALAQLRARRYADKHRAAGHAVHLIGVEISAETRAIVAFETAPG; encoded by the coding sequence GTGCGATGCGCACGTGGAACTCACCTTCATCACCGGGGTGAGCAAGTTCAGCAAGGTGAGCCTTTTTTCGATCTGAACAACCTCACCGACCTCACCCTGGACCCCGCCTACGCGGCGATCTGCGGCTACACCGAGGCGAACCTGGACACCGTGTTTGCCCCGGAGCTGCCCGGTCTGGACCGGGACGAGATCCGCGCCTGGTACAACGGCTACCGGTGGGGCGAAGACGAGGACAAGGTCTACAACCCCTTCTGCCTGCTCAAGCTGTTCCGCAGCCGCTTGTTCCGGGCGCACTGGTTCGAGACTGCCACGCCGCGGTTCTTGATCGACACCCTGCTCCGCCGCGGTTTTGCCGCCCCGGACCTCGAACGTGTTCACGCCAGCGAGACGCTGCTGTCGGCCTTCGACGTGGAATTCATCGCCCCGGAAGCGCTGCTGTTCCAGACCGGGTACCTGACGATCACGGGCGTGGAGCAGCAGCCGAACGACTATCCGCGCTACCGGCTCGGCTATCCCAACCGTGAGGTACGGCGCGGCCTGAACGAACACTTGCTGGACGCGCTCGCGCCGAACTGGCGCGCGGCAGGCGAAGGCGCCGTGCTGCGCCGCGTGCTTGCCGCCGAGGACTGGGCCGGCGTCGAAGCGCTGTTGCGCAGGCTGCTGGCCGGCATTCCGCACGACTGGCATCGGAGGAACGAAATCGCCCGCTACGAAGGGTACTGGTCGAGCGTGTTTTACGCTTGGTTCCAGGCCTCGATGGACGGCGTGACCGCCGAGGAAGCCACCAGCCGCGGGCGCCTGGACCTGGCGGTGCGCCTCGGCCAGAACGCCTACCTGTTCGAATTCAAGGTGGCCGAACGGTCGGAACCGGGCGCCGCACTTGCCCAGTTGCGAGCGCGCCGCTACGCCGACAAGCACCGAGCCGCCGGCCACGCGGTCCACCTCATCGGCGTCGAGATCAGCGCCGAAACCCGCGCCATCGTCGCGTTCGAGACCGCCCCCGGCTGA
- a CDS encoding AAA family ATPase yields MSKLPIGIQTFRQIREEGYYYVDKTFYARRLVEDAGKHYFLSRPRRFGKSLFVDTLKELFEGSERLFRGLAIHDGWDWSQRHPVVRLDFSGGTFKQPGELHASAMRQLIAAQQQATPGPLARLMDVLRGRSPAPFEDDTLSGRFATLLETLHRRSRRRVVVLVDEYDKPILDAMDDPEIAEANRDDLRGLYGTLKACDAHVELTFITGVSKFSKVSLFSI; encoded by the coding sequence ATGAGTAAGCTGCCGATCGGCATCCAGACCTTCCGTCAGATCCGGGAGGAAGGCTACTACTACGTGGACAAGACCTTCTACGCCCGCCGGCTCGTGGAGGACGCCGGCAAGCACTACTTCCTCTCCCGCCCGCGCCGCTTCGGCAAGAGCCTGTTCGTGGACACGCTCAAGGAGTTGTTCGAAGGCAGCGAGAGGTTGTTCCGCGGCCTGGCGATTCACGACGGCTGGGACTGGTCGCAGCGCCACCCGGTGGTCAGGCTGGACTTCAGCGGCGGCACCTTCAAGCAACCCGGAGAGCTGCACGCGAGCGCCATGCGCCAACTGATCGCGGCACAACAACAAGCTACGCCGGGACCACTGGCAAGACTGATGGATGTGCTTCGCGGACGGAGTCCGGCGCCGTTCGAGGACGACACGCTGTCTGGGCGCTTCGCCACGCTGCTGGAAACGCTGCACCGCCGTAGCAGGCGACGGGTGGTCGTGCTGGTGGACGAATACGACAAGCCGATCCTGGACGCGATGGACGATCCGGAGATCGCGGAGGCCAACCGGGACGACCTGCGCGGCCTGTACGGGACGCTCAAGGCGTGCGATGCGCACGTGGAACTCACCTTCATCACCGGGGTGAGCAAGTTCAGCAAGGTGAGCCTTTTTTCGATCTGA
- a CDS encoding PDDEXK nuclease domain-containing protein: MPADYVSLLAEVTERVRAARYAALRAVNNELVGLYWDIGRLIVERQIDGTHGDAVVERLTRDLQAEFPGIAGFSRRNVFYMREFYLLYRDLPKVQPLVAQIGWTHNLTILQRCKEPLEREFYIRMTRKFGWTKNVLMHQIENQSYRKYLLGQTNFDRTVTPELRAQAHLAVRDEYTFDFLELGDEHSERELEKALIARVEDFLRAMGGMFAFLGSQFRLEVDGDEYFIDLLLFHRRLRCLVAVDLKIGKFQPEFVGKMQFYLAALDRTVRETDENPSIGIILCKEKKRTVVEYALHDARKPIGVATYRISRQLPKELEGQLPSPQEIARLLDTVE; encoded by the coding sequence GTGCCGGCTGACTATGTGAGCCTCCTGGCGGAAGTGACGGAGCGGGTCCGTGCGGCTCGGTACGCGGCTCTGAGGGCGGTAAATAACGAACTGGTCGGCCTCTATTGGGACATCGGCAGGTTGATCGTGGAGCGTCAGATTGACGGGACCCACGGAGATGCCGTTGTCGAGCGGTTGACCCGTGACCTGCAGGCCGAGTTCCCAGGCATCGCCGGGTTTTCCCGGCGCAACGTGTTTTACATGCGGGAGTTCTACCTGCTCTATCGAGACTTGCCGAAAGTGCAACCGCTGGTTGCACAAATCGGCTGGACTCACAATCTGACCATTCTTCAGCGCTGCAAGGAGCCGCTGGAGCGCGAGTTCTACATCCGCATGACGCGCAAGTTCGGCTGGACCAAGAATGTTCTCATGCACCAGATCGAGAACCAGAGCTACCGGAAGTACCTGCTGGGTCAGACCAACTTCGATCGGACGGTCACACCGGAACTGCGCGCCCAGGCGCACCTAGCGGTCCGTGACGAGTACACCTTCGACTTTCTCGAACTGGGCGACGAGCATAGCGAACGGGAGCTGGAGAAGGCGTTGATTGCGCGCGTCGAAGACTTCCTGCGCGCAATGGGCGGGATGTTCGCCTTTCTGGGGAGCCAGTTCCGTCTGGAGGTAGACGGTGACGAGTACTTCATCGACCTGCTGCTGTTCCACCGCCGCCTGCGATGCCTGGTGGCGGTGGACCTGAAGATCGGCAAGTTTCAGCCGGAGTTCGTCGGCAAGATGCAGTTCTATCTTGCCGCGCTCGACCGCACCGTACGCGAAACCGATGAGAACCCGTCCATTGGAATCATCCTCTGCAAGGAGAAGAAACGCACGGTGGTCGAATACGCCCTGCACGACGCCCGCAAGCCGATCGGCGTGGCCACCTACCGTATCAGCCGGCAGTTGCCGAAAGAACTGGAGGGACAGTTACCCTCGCCGCAGGAAATCGCCCGACTGCTGGATACCGTCGAATGA
- a CDS encoding carbohydrate ABC transporter permease, translating to MAASVTPGAHAAGRPAPPARARGSFARVSPQRVIKGTLYTVAVLLFCLVAAAPFLVMGITTFQTDKDLYRRDASPFDYAEAPTLEHLDNLFNDTNYVVFIRNSMVVGASVVVITLLLALPAAYSLARLTGRWGERAGILMFIVYLVPPTLLFIPLFRIIVALGLSNSLLSLIAVYPTITVPFSAWLLMGFFKSIPPETEEAALCDGYHPYGAFLRVALPLARPGIISVIVFSFTLTLHEFIYALVFITRSEWRTLSVGVPSELILGDVFFWQPLLASALIIAIPVGLVYNLFLDRLIQGFTVGAVKG from the coding sequence ATGGCAGCCTCCGTGACGCCGGGTGCGCACGCGGCCGGCCGGCCGGCGCCGCCGGCGCGTGCCCGCGGTTCGTTCGCACGCGTCAGTCCGCAGCGCGTCATCAAGGGCACGCTCTACACCGTGGCCGTGCTGCTGTTCTGCCTCGTTGCCGCAGCGCCGTTCCTGGTGATGGGCATCACCACGTTCCAGACCGACAAGGACCTGTACCGGCGCGACGCGAGTCCGTTCGACTACGCCGAGGCACCCACCCTGGAGCACCTGGACAACCTGTTCAACGACACCAACTACGTAGTCTTCATCCGCAACTCGATGGTGGTGGGCGCGTCGGTGGTGGTCATCACGCTGCTGCTGGCGCTGCCGGCCGCCTACTCGCTGGCACGCCTCACCGGACGCTGGGGCGAGCGCGCCGGCATCCTGATGTTCATCGTCTACCTGGTGCCGCCGACGCTGCTGTTCATCCCCCTGTTCCGGATCATCGTCGCGCTCGGCCTGAGCAACTCGCTGCTGTCGCTGATCGCGGTCTACCCCACCATCACGGTGCCGTTCAGCGCCTGGCTGCTGATGGGCTTCTTCAAGTCGATCCCGCCGGAGACCGAGGAGGCGGCGCTGTGCGACGGCTACCACCCCTACGGCGCCTTCCTGCGCGTGGCGCTGCCGCTGGCGCGCCCCGGCATCATCTCCGTGATCGTGTTCAGCTTCACCCTGACCCTGCACGAGTTCATCTACGCACTCGTGTTCATCACCCGCTCCGAGTGGCGCACGCTGAGCGTCGGCGTGCCCTCCGAACTGATCCTCGGCGACGTGTTCTTCTGGCAGCCGCTGCTCGCCTCCGCCCTGATCATCGCCATCCCGGTCGGCCTGGTATACAACCTGTTCCTCGACCGCCTCATCCAAGGCTTCACCGTCGGCGCCGTCAAGGGTTAG
- a CDS encoding sugar ABC transporter permease, with amino-acid sequence MSGNAVDSRGERRPHGSPAPGTGAVAATGGLLDNRRLMGFAFLAPAVVYIALLIGVPFVTAFAYSLSDATVGNTDFRFAGLRNFETVLSAPDFHAALRNTFVFTIVAQVFVLILANMLALILTAPLPQNRLVRGGMWGARLLLIMPWATPLALSVIGWLWMFDSKYSPIDYLLEQVGLLGPGSVWGPSRNLTWLGKTYLAKASIIFVHVWRMTPLATVILMAGLSSIPTDLSDQAKADGARYFRALFQVKLPLILPIMLNSLLFSFIFTFGDLTVVYVLTRGGPINHTLTLPMYSFLVGIDGGNLSQGAAIALFIFPVLLAVAIVMLRGASRAQVR; translated from the coding sequence GTGAGCGGCAACGCTGTGGACAGCCGCGGCGAGCGGCGACCGCACGGCTCGCCCGCACCGGGCACCGGGGCGGTGGCGGCAACCGGCGGCCTGCTCGACAACCGCCGCCTGATGGGGTTCGCGTTCCTGGCGCCGGCGGTGGTATACATCGCGCTGCTGATCGGCGTGCCGTTCGTCACCGCCTTCGCCTACAGCTTGAGCGACGCCACGGTCGGCAACACCGACTTCCGATTCGCCGGCCTGCGCAACTTCGAGACCGTGCTGAGCGCACCCGACTTCCACGCCGCCCTGCGCAACACCTTCGTGTTCACGATCGTCGCCCAGGTGTTCGTGCTGATCCTGGCCAACATGCTGGCGCTGATCCTCACCGCGCCGCTGCCGCAGAACCGCCTGGTGCGCGGCGGCATGTGGGGCGCGCGCCTGTTGCTCATCATGCCGTGGGCCACGCCGCTGGCGCTATCGGTGATCGGCTGGCTGTGGATGTTCGACTCCAAGTACAGCCCGATCGACTACCTGCTGGAGCAGGTCGGCCTGCTCGGCCCGGGCAGCGTGTGGGGGCCTTCCCGCAACCTCACCTGGCTGGGCAAGACCTACCTGGCCAAGGCGTCGATCATCTTCGTGCACGTGTGGCGCATGACGCCGCTGGCGACCGTGATCCTGATGGCCGGCCTGTCGAGCATCCCCACCGACCTGTCCGACCAGGCCAAGGCGGACGGCGCGCGCTACTTCCGGGCGCTGTTCCAGGTCAAGCTGCCGCTGATCCTGCCGATCATGCTGAACTCGCTGCTGTTCTCGTTCATCTTCACGTTCGGCGACCTGACCGTGGTGTACGTGCTGACCCGCGGCGGGCCGATCAACCACACGCTGACGCTGCCGATGTACAGCTTCCTGGTCGGCATCGACGGCGGCAACCTGTCGCAGGGGGCGGCGATCGCGCTGTTCATATTTCCGGTGCTGCTGGCGGTGGCGATCGTGATGCTACGCGGCGCCAGCCGGGCCCAGGTGCGCTGA
- a CDS encoding ABC transporter ATP-binding protein, with protein MAGVVKRFGDVVAVAGVDLEVESGEFLVVLGPSGCGKTTLMRTVAGLETPTAGRVHIGERDVTALPPRKRGIAMVFQSYALYPHMTVANNIAFPLKAQGRCPDRNERAERVLQAARKVSIDHLLDRRPRQLSGGERQRVAIARAIVTEPEVLLLDEPLSNLDAKLRAYARDELKFFQRELGITTIFVTHDQIEAMGLGDRIVVMEHGLVQQVGPPQAIYDQPANTFVATFLGSPGMNLLPVAQDELLGFRPEHLQPAEDGAAPAGSTRRFDFRVTRLEYLGADRLLYGNVDDYQGNPHLTLARLPSNVTVALDVGRTYPFAVTRAHRFDRRSGARLAGERADGSHAGRAPR; from the coding sequence TTGGCCGGGGTTGTGAAGCGGTTCGGCGATGTCGTGGCCGTGGCCGGGGTGGACCTGGAGGTCGAATCGGGCGAGTTCCTGGTGGTGCTGGGGCCGTCCGGGTGCGGCAAGACCACGCTGATGCGCACCGTGGCGGGCCTGGAGACGCCGACCGCGGGGCGGGTGCACATCGGTGAGCGCGACGTCACCGCCCTGCCGCCGCGCAAGCGCGGTATCGCGATGGTGTTCCAGTCCTACGCGCTGTACCCGCACATGACGGTGGCGAACAATATCGCCTTTCCGCTCAAGGCGCAGGGGCGCTGCCCGGACCGCAATGAGCGCGCCGAGCGGGTGCTTCAGGCTGCGCGCAAGGTGAGCATCGACCACCTGCTCGACCGGCGCCCGCGCCAGCTCTCCGGCGGCGAACGGCAGCGGGTGGCGATCGCGCGCGCCATCGTCACCGAGCCGGAGGTGCTGCTGCTCGACGAGCCGCTCAGCAACCTGGACGCCAAGCTGCGCGCCTACGCCCGCGACGAGTTGAAGTTCTTTCAGCGCGAACTCGGCATCACCACCATCTTCGTGACTCACGACCAGATCGAAGCGATGGGCCTCGGCGACCGCATCGTGGTGATGGAGCACGGCCTGGTGCAGCAGGTGGGACCACCGCAGGCAATCTACGACCAGCCGGCCAATACCTTCGTCGCCACCTTCCTGGGCTCACCGGGCATGAACCTGCTGCCGGTGGCCCAGGACGAGCTGCTCGGCTTCCGTCCAGAGCACCTGCAGCCGGCGGAGGACGGCGCGGCCCCCGCCGGCTCGACGAGGCGCTTCGACTTCCGCGTCACCCGCCTGGAGTACCTGGGCGCCGACCGCCTGCTGTACGGCAACGTGGACGACTACCAGGGCAACCCGCACCTGACCCTGGCCCGCCTGCCAAGCAACGTCACGGTGGCGCTTGACGTAGGCCGCACCTACCCGTTCGCGGTTACCCGCGCGCACCGGTTCGACCGCCGTAGCGGCGCTCGGCTGGCGGGCGAACGCGCGGACGGCAGCCACGCCGGGAGGGCGCCCCGATGA
- a CDS encoding AAA family ATPase: MAGLLSFGPEGIDLPLQPLNVLIGPNGSGKSNLLEVLALLRASPINLPAPETSPAGQRRKDPAGRRRSPTSAPPVPACPPRRRPPIKAIGGVDEWLWKAPTVAGLTKTVNAATIDAVVQSPPQGPLPLRHVLEITRHGDRFEVADERIENEHPQAGHTDTYFFYRYQHGEPFINDPEARGLRRESVKPEMSILSQVKDPERYPVLGWLQDQYEQIRLYRDWTFGPSTSLRRMQSSHGRNDILDDGADNLILVLSSILPRVEDRFVDALRQLYEGVDGIYATVRDGNLLLSLKESGGRLITMARLSDGTLRYMTLLCILLHPDPPPLVAIEEPELGLHPDLIPEIAELLVEASRRMQLVVTTHSRMLVDALTAHPSSVVVCTKEDGASHFERLDEGHLKQWLENYSASATLGDLWSSGDIGGNRW, from the coding sequence GTGGCCGGGCTGTTGTCGTTCGGACCGGAAGGGATCGACCTGCCGCTGCAGCCGCTGAACGTCCTGATAGGTCCGAACGGCTCGGGGAAGTCGAATCTGCTCGAAGTGCTGGCCCTGTTGCGCGCGTCGCCAATCAATCTCCCCGCCCCAGAAACGTCTCCTGCTGGCCAGCGAAGGAAAGACCCGGCAGGTCGTCGGCGTTCGCCGACGAGCGCACCGCCAGTGCCGGCGTGCCCGCCACGGCGCCGCCCTCCAATCAAGGCGATCGGCGGTGTCGACGAGTGGCTGTGGAAGGCGCCGACGGTTGCCGGACTGACCAAAACGGTGAACGCCGCGACCATTGACGCGGTTGTTCAGTCACCACCGCAGGGACCATTGCCGCTACGTCACGTTCTGGAGATCACTCGGCATGGTGACCGCTTCGAGGTGGCAGACGAGCGTATCGAAAACGAACATCCGCAGGCCGGCCATACGGACACGTATTTTTTTTACCGTTACCAGCACGGAGAGCCGTTCATCAACGATCCGGAAGCCCGCGGGCTTCGACGCGAGAGCGTGAAGCCGGAGATGTCGATCCTGTCACAGGTGAAGGACCCCGAGCGGTATCCGGTGCTCGGGTGGCTCCAGGACCAATACGAACAGATCCGGCTGTACCGGGATTGGACATTCGGTCCTTCGACGTCGCTCCGGCGCATGCAGAGCAGTCACGGCAGAAACGACATCCTCGACGACGGCGCCGACAATCTGATTCTTGTGCTCTCCAGTATTCTTCCGCGCGTCGAGGATCGCTTCGTCGACGCGCTACGTCAGTTATACGAAGGCGTCGATGGCATCTACGCAACGGTTCGTGACGGCAACCTGTTGCTCTCCCTTAAGGAGAGCGGCGGCCGTCTGATCACCATGGCCCGTCTCTCCGACGGTACGCTACGCTACATGACCCTTCTTTGCATCCTGTTGCATCCCGATCCACCGCCGTTGGTTGCAATTGAGGAGCCGGAGCTTGGGCTTCATCCCGATCTGATCCCGGAGATTGCCGAACTGTTGGTCGAGGCGTCGAGGCGCATGCAGCTCGTAGTGACGACCCACTCCCGGATGCTGGTGGATGCGTTGACCGCGCATCCTTCCAGCGTGGTCGTATGTACCAAGGAGGATGGCGCATCTCACTTCGAACGTCTGGACGAAGGGCACTTGAAGCAGTGGTTGGAGAATTACAGCGCGTCGGCAACGCTTGGAGATCTCTGGAGTAGCGGGGACATCGGAGGCAACCGTTGGTGA
- a CDS encoding extracellular solute-binding protein: MGLSRVFRLAVALLMAGSAPLALAQELSLLQWSHFVPRYDKWFDAWAEDWGEANGFTVRVDHVNVAELPAALTAAIEAGEGPSIIEMVFPPTAFIEGLHPLNDVNEAAAAAHGERTANCQATSYLPINDTYVGFTHGYIPDPGDYQISLWADVGMPDGPSTWDELYEGGLAVYRKHGVPVGIGLSPELDSRMATRAVIWSHGGSVQDADENVVLNSPETIAAVKYYAKLQNDAMTDEVFGWTASSNNQGLIAGELSYILNSISAYRSLQKIDEEAAADIGFVPALAGPAGAFASSHVWQIYVIPTYVQGAELEAAKKFILDHTAAYSDAVYNSELYNFPCYPSTVPELSGWLADDPFGSQPADKLKVLETVNEWSVYIGYPGTANPAVMQAFGENLVVNMVARVAKGEQSAEESVAEAHARAEEIFADWRARGYLR; encoded by the coding sequence ATGGGTCTTTCACGTGTGTTTCGGTTGGCGGTGGCGTTGCTGATGGCCGGCAGCGCACCGCTGGCACTGGCGCAGGAGCTTTCTCTCCTGCAGTGGAGCCACTTCGTACCGCGCTACGACAAGTGGTTCGACGCCTGGGCCGAGGATTGGGGCGAGGCGAACGGGTTCACGGTACGCGTCGACCACGTCAACGTGGCGGAGTTGCCGGCGGCGCTGACCGCCGCCATCGAGGCGGGTGAAGGGCCGAGCATCATCGAGATGGTGTTTCCGCCTACCGCGTTCATCGAAGGGCTGCATCCGCTCAACGACGTCAACGAGGCTGCGGCCGCCGCGCACGGCGAGCGCACGGCCAACTGCCAGGCGACCAGCTACCTGCCGATCAACGATACCTACGTCGGCTTTACCCACGGCTACATCCCCGACCCGGGGGACTACCAGATCAGCCTGTGGGCGGACGTGGGCATGCCGGACGGGCCTTCCACCTGGGACGAGCTGTACGAGGGCGGCCTCGCCGTCTACCGGAAGCACGGCGTCCCGGTCGGCATCGGCTTGAGCCCGGAACTCGACAGCCGCATGGCCACGCGCGCCGTGATCTGGTCGCACGGCGGCAGCGTGCAGGACGCGGACGAAAACGTGGTGCTCAACTCACCGGAGACCATCGCCGCGGTCAAGTACTACGCCAAGCTGCAGAACGACGCCATGACCGACGAGGTGTTCGGCTGGACCGCCTCCTCCAACAACCAGGGGCTGATCGCCGGCGAGCTGAGCTACATTCTCAATTCGATCTCCGCCTACCGCTCGCTGCAGAAGATCGACGAGGAAGCGGCCGCCGACATCGGCTTCGTACCGGCCCTCGCGGGTCCGGCCGGCGCCTTCGCATCCAGCCACGTGTGGCAGATCTACGTCATTCCCACGTACGTGCAGGGCGCGGAGCTGGAGGCGGCCAAGAAGTTCATCCTCGACCACACCGCGGCGTACAGCGATGCGGTCTACAACTCCGAGCTGTACAACTTCCCGTGCTACCCGAGCACCGTGCCGGAGTTGTCCGGCTGGCTGGCGGATGACCCGTTCGGCTCGCAGCCGGCGGACAAGCTCAAGGTGCTGGAAACGGTCAACGAGTGGTCGGTGTACATCGGCTACCCCGGCACCGCCAACCCGGCCGTGATGCAGGCGTTCGGCGAGAACCTGGTGGTCAACATGGTGGCCCGGGTGGCGAAGGGCGAGCAGAGCGCCGAGGAGTCGGTGGCCGAGGCGCACGCGCGTGCCGAGGAGATCTTCGCCGACTGGCGCGCCCGCGGCTACCTGCGCTGA